From the Peromyscus leucopus breed LL Stock chromosome 8b, UCI_PerLeu_2.1, whole genome shotgun sequence genome, one window contains:
- the Cryba1 gene encoding beta-crystallin A3 isoform X1, with translation MWHQMETQTVQRELETLPTTKMAQTNPMPGSLGPWKITIYDQENFQGKRMEFTSSCPNVSERSFDNVRSLKVECGAWIGYEHTSFCGQQFILERGEYPRWDAWSGSNAYHIERLMSFRPICSANHKESKITIFEKENFIGRQWEICDDYPSLQAMGWFNNEVGSMKIQCGAWVCYQYPGYRGYQYILECDHHGGDYKHWREWGSHAQTSQIQSIRRIQQ, from the exons ATGTGGCACCAGATGGAGACCCAGACTGTGCAGCGGGAGCTGG AAACTCTTCCAACCACCAAGATGGCTCAGACCAATCCTATGCCAGGGTCCTTGGGGCCATGGAAG ATAACCATCTATGATCAGGAGAATTTCCAGGGCAAGAGGATGGAGTTCACCAGCTCCTGCCCAAATGTCTCTGAGCGTAGTTTTGATAATGTCCGTTCCCTCAAGGTGGAGTGTGGCGC CTGGATTGGTTACGAGCATACCAGCTTTTGTGGACAACAGTTTATCCTGGAGAGAGGTGAATACCCACGATGGGATGCCTGGAGTGGGAGCAATGCCTACCATATTGAGCGTCTCATGTCCTTCCGCCCCATCTGTTCGGCT AATCATAAAGAGTCTAAGATTACCATCTTTGAGAAAGAGAACTTTATTGGACGCCAGTGGGAGATCTGTGATGACTACCCTTCCTTACAAGCCATGGGTTGGTTCAACAATGAAGTTGGTTCCATGAAGATACAATGTGGGGC CTGGGTTTGCTACCAGTACCCTGGATATCGTGGTTATCAATATATCTTGGAATGTGACCATCATGGAGGAGACTACAAACACTGGAGAGAGTGGGGGTCTCATGCCCAGACTTCTCAGATCCAATCAATTCGCCGTATCCAACAGTAG
- the Cryba1 gene encoding beta-crystallin A3 isoform X2: MWHQMETQTVQRELETLPTTKMAQTNPMPGSLGPWKITIYDQENFQGKRMEFTSSCPNVSERSFDNVRSLKVECGAIIKSLRLPSLRKRTLLDASGRSVMTTLPYKPWVGSTMKLVP, from the exons ATGTGGCACCAGATGGAGACCCAGACTGTGCAGCGGGAGCTGG AAACTCTTCCAACCACCAAGATGGCTCAGACCAATCCTATGCCAGGGTCCTTGGGGCCATGGAAG ATAACCATCTATGATCAGGAGAATTTCCAGGGCAAGAGGATGGAGTTCACCAGCTCCTGCCCAAATGTCTCTGAGCGTAGTTTTGATAATGTCCGTTCCCTCAAGGTGGAGTGTGGCGC AATCATAAAGAGTCTAAGATTACCATCTTTGAGAAAGAGAACTTTATTGGACGCCAGTGGGAGATCTGTGATGACTACCCTTCCTTACAAGCCATGGGTTGGTTCAACAATGAAGTTGGTTCCATGA